Within Dysgonomonas sp. HDW5A, the genomic segment AATTGTTCCGTCAAAATCAACAGCTATAATCATATATTTATTCTATTAAGTAATTGTAAATATTAAATTTTTTCACTAAAAGTGTTAATCAGTGATCTCGTTCTCTATACTTGTTTTGTTAGGTATGCATAAAAACAGTGCAAATATACTAATGAAAGCCAAATACCTGAAATTTTCGATGGCTGTTGTATTCAGGCATACTAAATTAAAGACCGAAATAGAGAGTAATGCACTTAGGCGAATGAGATATTTGATGAAATACTTTTTTATGGCTGTTTCATCATTTGTTTTATCCATTTCTTTTAAACGTGGGTGAAGCAACTTCAATGAAGCAAAAATACCTCCCAATGTTATTATGATTCCCCATCGTTCTAAGCCTGTATTTTCGATTGGCACTGTATATTTGCTGGTGTATAGTACATCCAGAACAAAAGCCAATAGCATAATTATAACACAGCTCCAGTATATAAGTTTCAATTTATTATGTGTTTTATCAAGCATCTTTTATTCGGTTTTTATAAATTAAATGATTCGTTGAAAAGGGTGCGATTAAGAATAGATCTGCCCAATGTAACTTCATCGGCATATTCAATTTCATCGCCTATAGATATTCCTCTGGCAATCATAGATATCTTAATATTGTAAGGAGACAGCTTTTTATAAATATAAAAATTGGTGGTATCTCCTTCCATCGTTGTGCTCAAAGCCAGTATTATTTCTTTAATATGACCTTCGGATACTCGTTTTACAAGGCTTTCTATTTGAAGATCTCCGGGACCAATACCATCGATAGGTGAAATTATTCCTCCCAAGACGTGATACAGCCCTTTAAATTGAGATGTATTTTCGATTGCCATTACTTCCTTGATGTTTTCAACCACGCATACTATCGATTTATCTCTAGCGGGATTTGCACAAATGGGACATATATCGGCGTCCGAAATATTATAGCAAGACTTACAATATTTCACTTCATTTTTGAGATTGAGGAGTGCCGACGAAAAATTCTCGACAGTTTTATTATCCTGACGAAGCATATGTAGTACCAATCTCAGTGCGGTTTTACGACCTACGCCCGGTAATTTAGCGAATTCATTTACAGCACTTTCAAGTAATACAGACGGATATTTTTGAATCATTATTTTCTTTTCGATTAAGTTCTCAGAACTATGTATTGTTTTAGTAAGTTCAACTATAATAGATCGTTAAATTGTATTATTAAATACTTACTATTACTTATGTTGCAAAGTTATATATTTAAGTAACGTAAAATATTTATAACCTTAGATAAGAGAAATAATATTTTTCGGCTTTTTTAGAGAGGAGTTGAATATTTAATAAGTCGGATGCGTCCGAGATACTTTTTATTTCGCCGTTTTTATAGAGTATATCTATGCTGTTTTCTTTCAGATTATACATATCGGTAGTAACTGTTCGCGAAGAGACCAGATACTCAGCTTCTTCTTCGGATAGTTTCCACTTATTTACATACTTATCTATATAGGAGCGAATATGCTCTTCTGTAGCCGGTTCTGCCAATATTTCGGTCTTGAATAAATCTCGGTTAACAAAAGCCTGACTTAATGTTGATAGGAGAAAATCGTCAGATTCTGTCCACACCTTAAGGGCACACCATATATCCGAATCATCTAAATTTACAAAGTGCTGAAGCGATTCGTCTGTGAAATTTGTTTTTTGAATATTATTTGTCAAAAAATAACTCAGAGAAGGTGATGCAAAAAGCTTATGACCTTGATTAGCGATTTGTTTCGCTCTCATTAATGTATTAATCAATACATTTTCGGCTCCTATGGCAGTTTTGTGATGATATACCTGCCAATACATCAATCGTCTGGATAGAAGGAAATTCTCAATAGAATAAACACCTTTCGATTCGACTACCAATTTATTGTTACGAACATCCAGAATCTGAATAATACGTTCCGAACCTATATTCCCTTCATTTACTCCTGTGAAAAAGCAATCGCGACGCAAGTAATCAAGCCGATCAACATCTAGCTGACCACTAACTAATTGGTGAAGAAATTCTTTCGGGTATTCGTCTTTAAATATGGCAATGCAGGTATCCAGTTCACCTTTTAATTCTATGTTTAGATTTTGCATCAACCGAAGAGATATTTCTTCGTGTGAAATGCCATTAACAATAGTATGTTCCAGCACATGCGAAAAAGGTCCATGACCAACATCATGAAGAAGTATACATGCTAAAGCTCCGTTTTCTTCGTCTTTACTTATATCATTACCCTTTGATCTCAGATTGTTTATCACCTCCTGCATCAGGTACATAGCCCCCAAAGTGTGATGGAAGCGGGTATGTTGTGCTCCCGGATATGCAAAAGATGCCATACCCAACTGCTTAATTCTGCTTAGCCGCTGTAGATAGGGATGATTTATAATTTGCGATATAAACTCATTGGGAATGGTTATAAAGCCAAAAACAGGGTCATTTATTATTTGTTTATTCTTTATCACAATATAGAGATTAAAAAAACACAGATTTGATGATAGTCAAATCTGTGTTCAAAGGTATAAAATATTTAGGTCTTTTATTTTGAACCTGAAAAATCTGTAGTCAATTGCATATTGTTTGCTTTCGCAAATGCAGTTTGAGCTTTGATCATTGCATCTAATTTGTTTTGAGTATCCTCTAATGATTTGTTGACAACATCATCCATTTTCATTAACTCTTCCTCTGACATATCATTTGATAATTTCGAATATTGTTCGCTGTAAATATTTACCTGAGCAATTAATGATTCAACGTATGCGATTGTTACATTATGAAATTCATCAGCATCAGTTGGTTTAGGCATGGTTTTAATTTTATCCAAATCTCCTTGAATGCTGTCTTTAACAACTTTCATATCTTCAACCAGTTTAGCTGATTCTTCAGCAGAAAATTCTTCACTATCAAAAAAAGCATCTATTTTAGTATCAAGATCTTCCAAGCGTTTTTCTGCATCTTCCGAGTATTTTACCAAGCTGTCATTGTATGCTACAGGATCTACTTTTTTGTCACAAGAAGTAAGAACTAATGATAATGGTAAAAGCAGTAATAATAATTTTTTCATCGTTTATTTATTTATATAATATTAATTAGTTAGAGTATTTAATTTTGTGGCGTATGCTTCGCGCATTTTTTTAGCATGCTCTACTGTTTCGCGAAAATTGGCATCCAAGTCCTTAGCAGTATCTGTTGAGGTTGTATCTGATATAGTTGTATACAATTCTTGCGCATTTATTATTTTTTGCAACGATTTGATATATGCTATAGCCGAGATACGTAATTCTTCGGTCGGAGGAGATAAAATCAGGTTTTTAAGATCATTGATTTTGACATTCGAAGAATCCATAGCCGCTTGCGA encodes:
- the recR gene encoding recombination mediator RecR — its product is MIQKYPSVLLESAVNEFAKLPGVGRKTALRLVLHMLRQDNKTVENFSSALLNLKNEVKYCKSCYNISDADICPICANPARDKSIVCVVENIKEVMAIENTSQFKGLYHVLGGIISPIDGIGPGDLQIESLVKRVSEGHIKEIILALSTTMEGDTTNFYIYKKLSPYNIKISMIARGISIGDEIEYADEVTLGRSILNRTLFNESFNL
- a CDS encoding HD domain-containing protein; translated protein: MIKNKQIINDPVFGFITIPNEFISQIINHPYLQRLSRIKQLGMASFAYPGAQHTRFHHTLGAMYLMQEVINNLRSKGNDISKDEENGALACILLHDVGHGPFSHVLEHTIVNGISHEEISLRLMQNLNIELKGELDTCIAIFKDEYPKEFLHQLVSGQLDVDRLDYLRRDCFFTGVNEGNIGSERIIQILDVRNNKLVVESKGVYSIENFLLSRRLMYWQVYHHKTAIGAENVLINTLMRAKQIANQGHKLFASPSLSYFLTNNIQKTNFTDESLQHFVNLDDSDIWCALKVWTESDDFLLSTLSQAFVNRDLFKTEILAEPATEEHIRSYIDKYVNKWKLSEEEAEYLVSSRTVTTDMYNLKENSIDILYKNGEIKSISDASDLLNIQLLSKKAEKYYFSYLRL